In Scatophagus argus isolate fScaArg1 chromosome 3, fScaArg1.pri, whole genome shotgun sequence, one genomic interval encodes:
- the prok2 gene encoding LOW QUALITY PROTEIN: prokineticin-2 (The sequence of the model RefSeq protein was modified relative to this genomic sequence to represent the inferred CDS: inserted 1 base in 1 codon), with the protein MAGWVYKPPPXPQHMSLEATCLCELSRMHMQRGPTALASLLFTLEGTGAQRQLFIMRSFFLLLFTLLLVSHGSSAVITGACEKDSQCGGGMCCAVSLWIRSLRMCTPMGQEGDECHPMSHTVPFFGKRLHHTCPCLPNLSCITIEEGKSKCVSTYKYPDYYL; encoded by the exons ATGGCGGGCTGGGTTTATAAACCTCCGC GCCCTCAACACATGAGTTTGGAGGCCACTTGTCTCTGCGAGCTGTCACGTATGCACATGCAGCGAGGTCCAACAGCCTTGGCATCTCTACTTTTCACCCTGGAGGGCACAggagcacaaagacagctctTCATCATGAGGTccttcttcctgctgctcttcaccCTGTTGCTGGTGTCTCACGGATCTTCAGCAGTCATCACGGGG gCCTGTGAGAAGGACTCTCAGTGTGGCGGGGGGATGTGCTGTGCAGTGAGTTTGTGGATTCGCAGCCTACGTATGTGCACGCCCATGGGACAGGAAGGAGACGAATGTCACCCTATGAGCCACACG GTCCCTTTCTTTGGGAAAAGACTCCACCACACCTGTCCCTGTCTCCCCAACCTGTCCTGCATCACCATAGAGGAGGGGAAATCCAAATGTGTCTCAACGTACAAGTATCCAGACTACTACCTCTGA
- the gpr27 gene encoding probable G-protein coupled receptor 27: MANTSEFGGSSPSLQNYASTASAVKLASLGLIMGISLLGNASLSLLLLKDSSLHKAPYYFLLDLCLADVVRSAICFPFVMASIGGGSAWPYSALSCKIVAFMSVLFCFHVAFLLFCVSVTRYMAIAHHRFYYKRMNLCTCVAVICMVWTLSVAMAFPPVFDVGTYKFIREEEQCIFEHRYVKANDTLGFMLMLAVIVGTTHVVYIKMLCFVYDHRKMKPAQLVPAISQNWTFHGPGATGQAAANWIAGFGRGPTPPTLVGIRQASHLGNRRLLVLDEFKMEKRIGKMYYMITLTFLIMWAPYISACYLRIFVRGASIPQLYLTAAVWMSFAQAGANPIISFLFNKELRMRLRACFSCCLGTQTPMEPYCVI, translated from the coding sequence ATGGCGAACACAAGTGAGTTCGGGGGGAGCAGCCCGTCCTTACAGAACTATGCGTCCACGGCCTCTGCGGTCAAGTTGGCCTCCCTGGGTCTGATCATGGGCATCAGTCTGCTGGGCAACGCGTCGctgtcgctgctgctgctgaaagacaGCTCGCTGCACAAGGCTCCCTACTATTTCCTCCTGGACTTGTGCCTGGCAGACGTGGTGCGCTCCGCCATCTGTTTCCCCTTCGTGATGGCATCGATCGGCGGCGGCTCCGCCTGGCCGTACAGCGCGCTCAGCTGCAAGATCGTCGCCTTCATGTCGGTGCTCTTCTGCTTCCACGTCGCCTTCCTGCTCTTCTGCGTCAGCGTCACCCGCTACATGGCGATCGCCCACCACAGGTTCTACTACAAGCGGATGAATCTTTGTACGTGCGTGGCGGTGATCTGCATGGTGTGGACCCTCTCCGTGGCCATGGCTTTCCCCCCGGTTTTCGACGTGGGCACTTACAAGTTCATCCGTGAGGAGGAGCAGTGCATCTTCGAGCACCGCTACGTGAAGGCGAACGACACCCTGGGCTTCATGTTGATGCTGGCCGTCATCGTGGGGACGACTCATGTGGTTTACATAAAGATGCTGTGCTTCGTCTACGATCACCGCAAGATGAAACCGGCTCAGCTGGTCCCTGCCATCAGCCAGAACTGGACCTTCCACGGCCCCGGAGCCACCGGGCAGGCCGCCGCCAACTGGATCGCCGGCTTCGGCCGCGGACCCACCCCGCCGACGCTGGTGGGCATCAGGCAAGCTTCGCACCTCGGCAACAGGAGGCTGCTGGTGCTGGACGAGTTTAAGATGGAGAAGAGGATCGGAAAGATGTACTACATGATCACACTGACTTTCCTCATCATGTGGGCGCCTTACATAAGCGCCTGCTACCTGAGAATATTTGTGCGGGGAGCGTCGATCCCGCAGCTCTACCTGACCGCTGCGGTGTGGATGAGCTTCGCCCAGGCGGGAGCGAACCCCATCATCAGCTTCCTGTTCAACAAAGAGCTCCGGATGCGCCTCAGAGCCTGTTTCTCTTGCTGCCTGGGCACACAGACGCCCATGGAGCCGTACTGTGTCATCTGA